The Paenibacillus sp. RUD330 genome has a segment encoding these proteins:
- a CDS encoding GNAT family N-acetyltransferase produces MKSIRRLMPGEPLPLELLLLADPDRDLVEDYVPRGECWVLEDEEAHIPIGVYVLIRTRPATAELVNVAVSESYQGRGIGKKLVLHAVERARQIGMATIEVGTGSTGIGQIALYQKCGFRITGVDRDFFIRHYEEEIIENGMVLRDMIRFSMDL; encoded by the coding sequence ATGAAATCGATCAGGCGTTTGATGCCGGGAGAGCCGCTCCCTCTGGAGCTGCTGCTGCTTGCCGATCCCGACAGGGATCTCGTCGAGGATTATGTCCCGCGCGGGGAGTGCTGGGTGCTGGAAGATGAAGAGGCGCATATCCCCATCGGGGTGTATGTCCTGATCCGAACCCGTCCGGCGACGGCGGAGCTCGTCAACGTGGCCGTCTCCGAGTCCTATCAGGGACGCGGCATCGGCAAGAAGCTCGTGCTTCATGCCGTCGAACGCGCTCGGCAAATCGGCATGGCGACGATCGAGGTGGGCACGGGCAGCACGGGCATCGGCCAGATCGCGCTGTATCAGAAATGCGGATTCCGGATAACCGGCGTGGACCGCGATTTCTTCATCCGGCATTACGAGGAGGAGATCATTGAGAACGGGATGGTTCTGCGCGATATGATCCGGTTTTCGATGGATTTGTAG